A stretch of Enterobacter cloacae complex sp. ECNIH7 DNA encodes these proteins:
- the sspA gene encoding stringent starvation protein SspA yields the protein MAVAANKRSVMTLFSGPTDIYSHQVRIVLAEKGVSFEIEHVEKDNPPQDLIDLNPSQSVPTLVDRELTLWESRIIMEYLDERFPHPPLMPVYPVARGESRLYMQRIEKDWYSLMNVITSGSASEADAARKQLREELLAIAPVFGQKPFFLSDEFSLVDCYLAPLLWRLPTLGVEFSGPGAKELKGYMTRVFERDSFLASLTEPEREMRLGRG from the coding sequence ATGGCTGTCGCTGCCAACAAACGTTCGGTAATGACGCTGTTTTCTGGTCCTACTGACATTTATAGCCATCAGGTTCGTATCGTGCTGGCCGAGAAGGGTGTCAGTTTTGAGATCGAGCATGTGGAAAAGGATAACCCGCCTCAGGATCTGATCGATCTCAACCCGAGCCAAAGCGTACCGACGCTGGTGGATCGCGAGCTGACCCTGTGGGAATCCCGTATCATTATGGAATATCTGGATGAGCGTTTCCCGCATCCGCCACTGATGCCTGTTTACCCTGTCGCGCGTGGTGAAAGCCGCCTGTACATGCAGCGTATCGAAAAAGACTGGTACTCGCTGATGAACGTGATTACCAGCGGTTCCGCTTCTGAAGCTGACGCTGCACGTAAACAACTGCGTGAAGAGCTGCTGGCGATCGCTCCTGTGTTTGGTCAGAAACCATTCTTCCTGAGCGATGAGTTCAGCCTGGTGGATTGCTACCTGGCACCGCTGCTGTGGCGTCTGCCAACCCTGGGCGTAGAGTTCAGCGGTCCTGGCGCAAAAGAGCTGAAAGGCTATATGACTCGCGTCTTTGAGCGCGACTCTTTCCTGGCATCTTTAACTGAACCGGAACGTGAAATGCGTCTCGGCCGAGGCTAA
- the degS gene encoding outer membrane-stress sensor serine endopeptidase DegS: MLLKLLRSTVIGLIVAGLLLLALPSLRQFNKLSAPQFDSTDETPATYNQAVRRAAPAVVNVYNRGLNTSAHNQLEIRTLGSGVIMDERGYIITNKHVINDADQIIVALQDGRVFEALLVGSDSLTDLAVLKINATGGLPVIPINRKRTPHIGDVVLAIGNPYNLGQTITQGIISATGRIGLNPSGRQNFLQTDASINHGNSGGALVNSLGELMGINTLSFDKSNDGETPEGIGFAIPFQLATKIMDKLIRDGRVIRGYIGIGGREIAPMHTQGGGIDQIQGIVVNEVAPGGPAANAGIQVNDVIVSVNGTPAVSALETMDQVAEIRPGSIIPVEVMRNDKKLTLHVTIQEYPATN; this comes from the coding sequence ATGCTTTTAAAGCTCTTACGTTCTACTGTCATCGGTTTGATTGTCGCTGGCCTGCTGCTGCTGGCGCTGCCGTCTTTACGTCAGTTCAATAAACTGTCGGCTCCCCAGTTCGATAGCACGGATGAAACGCCGGCCACCTATAACCAGGCCGTCCGCCGTGCCGCACCTGCCGTGGTTAACGTCTATAACCGAGGCCTGAATACCTCAGCCCATAACCAGCTGGAGATCCGCACCCTCGGCTCCGGCGTGATCATGGACGAGCGCGGCTACATTATTACCAACAAGCACGTGATTAACGATGCCGACCAGATCATCGTCGCTCTGCAGGATGGCCGCGTGTTTGAGGCGTTACTCGTTGGTTCTGACAGCCTGACCGACCTGGCAGTTCTGAAAATTAACGCCACGGGCGGTTTGCCGGTCATCCCGATCAACCGTAAACGTACCCCGCATATTGGTGACGTGGTACTGGCTATCGGTAACCCTTACAACCTGGGCCAGACCATCACCCAGGGGATAATCAGCGCGACCGGTCGTATCGGTCTGAACCCCTCCGGGCGGCAGAACTTCCTGCAAACCGATGCCTCCATCAACCACGGTAACTCCGGCGGGGCGCTGGTGAACTCGCTGGGCGAGCTGATGGGTATCAATACCCTCTCGTTCGATAAAAGTAACGACGGTGAGACGCCGGAAGGGATCGGCTTCGCCATTCCGTTCCAGCTGGCGACCAAAATCATGGATAAACTGATCCGCGACGGACGCGTGATCCGCGGCTATATCGGTATCGGCGGGCGCGAAATTGCGCCGATGCATACCCAGGGCGGCGGTATCGATCAGATTCAGGGCATCGTGGTTAACGAGGTGGCACCGGGTGGTCCGGCGGCTAACGCGGGGATTCAGGTAAACGATGTCATTGTGTCGGTCAACGGCACGCCAGCGGTCTCTGCGCTGGAGACGATGGATCAGGTGGCAGAAATTCGCCCGGGTTCTATCATCCCTGTTGAGGTCATGCGCAACGATAAGAAACTGACGCTGCACGTGACGATTCAGGAATACCCGGCCACTAACTGA
- a CDS encoding NAD-dependent succinate-semialdehyde dehydrogenase: MTTQALQDHILFQTGYLVNGIWKTLDTTFDVLNPATGEVIAKVAKAGKAQTEDAIAAATQAFPAWRAKTAKERSAILYRWYELIIENKSWLGRLMTTEQGKPLKEAEGEVEYAASFIQWFAEEAKRANGEIIPPIKPGSRILATREPIGVVAAITPWNFPMAMLTRKLGPALAAGCTGVIKPANNTPLSAFALLTLAKQAGVPDGVLNAVAGNTHEISDAIMASRDVRKISFTGSTSVGKTLVRNAAETMKKVSMELGGNAPYIVFEDADIDAAVKGAIANKFRNAGQVCVSVNRFYIQETVYDKFVNKLADAVNALKVGNGLEEGVVVGPLIEPSAVNKVREHVDDAVARGATVLAGGKPHPLGGNFWMPTVLGDCHEGMKLAEEETFGPVAACFRFTSEDEVIQRANNTPYGLAAYFYTQNLSRVFRVSQAIESGMIGINECAVSTELGPFGGVKESGLGREGSVLGLEEYLEVKTLHIGGL; this comes from the coding sequence ATGACGACCCAGGCGCTTCAGGACCACATCCTTTTTCAGACCGGTTATCTGGTCAACGGAATCTGGAAAACGCTGGATACAACCTTTGATGTGCTGAATCCCGCGACCGGCGAGGTCATTGCTAAAGTCGCAAAAGCGGGTAAAGCACAGACCGAAGACGCTATTGCAGCGGCTACCCAGGCCTTCCCGGCATGGCGTGCCAAAACCGCGAAAGAACGCTCGGCGATTCTCTACCGCTGGTACGAACTGATTATTGAGAATAAAAGCTGGCTCGGGCGGTTGATGACCACCGAACAGGGCAAACCCCTGAAAGAAGCGGAGGGAGAAGTCGAGTACGCCGCCAGCTTTATCCAGTGGTTTGCCGAAGAGGCCAAACGCGCGAACGGTGAAATTATTCCGCCGATAAAACCCGGCTCACGCATTCTGGCGACCCGTGAACCCATTGGTGTGGTCGCAGCGATTACGCCATGGAACTTCCCGATGGCCATGCTCACCCGCAAGTTAGGCCCGGCGCTGGCAGCAGGATGCACCGGGGTCATTAAACCGGCCAATAACACACCGCTCAGCGCCTTTGCGCTGCTTACGCTGGCGAAACAGGCCGGAGTGCCCGACGGTGTTCTCAACGCCGTAGCCGGGAATACGCATGAAATCAGCGATGCGATTATGGCAAGCCGCGACGTACGTAAAATCTCCTTTACCGGCTCAACCTCCGTCGGCAAAACGCTGGTGCGTAACGCCGCAGAAACCATGAAAAAAGTCTCGATGGAGCTGGGGGGAAATGCCCCGTATATCGTTTTTGAGGATGCGGATATCGACGCCGCGGTTAAGGGTGCGATCGCCAACAAGTTCCGCAATGCCGGGCAGGTCTGCGTCAGCGTGAACCGTTTTTATATTCAGGAAACCGTCTACGACAAATTTGTGAATAAACTCGCCGATGCGGTGAATGCGCTGAAGGTGGGTAATGGTCTTGAGGAGGGGGTCGTGGTCGGGCCGCTGATTGAACCTTCTGCGGTCAACAAGGTGCGTGAGCATGTCGACGACGCCGTTGCCCGGGGCGCAACCGTACTGGCAGGAGGTAAGCCTCATCCACTTGGCGGGAATTTCTGGATGCCAACCGTACTGGGCGACTGCCATGAAGGCATGAAGCTGGCAGAAGAAGAGACGTTTGGCCCGGTGGCGGCGTGCTTCCGTTTCACCTCGGAAGATGAAGTTATCCAGCGCGCCAACAACACCCCCTATGGACTGGCGGCTTACTTCTACACCCAGAATCTTTCTCGGGTCTTCCGCGTTTCACAGGCCATCGAGAGCGGGATGATCGGCATCAACGAGTGCGCTGTCTCCACGGAGCTTGGGCCCTTTGGCGGCGTAAAAGAGTCAGGCCTTGGACGAGAGGGCTCCGTGCTGGGGCTGGAAGAGTATCTGGAAGTTAAAACCCTGCATATTGGGGGATTATAA
- the rplM gene encoding 50S ribosomal protein L13, translating to MKTFTAKPETVQRDWYVVDATGKTLGRLATELARRLRGKHKAEYTPHVDTGDYIIVLNADKVAVTGNKRTDKVYYHHTGHIGGIKEATFEEMIARRPERVIEIAVKGMLPKGPLGRAMFRKLKVYAGNEHNHAAQQPQVLDI from the coding sequence ATGAAAACTTTTACAGCTAAACCAGAAACCGTACAGCGCGACTGGTATGTTGTTGACGCGACCGGTAAAACTCTGGGCCGTCTGGCTACTGAACTGGCTCGTCGCCTGCGCGGTAAGCATAAAGCGGAATACACTCCGCACGTTGATACCGGTGATTACATCATCGTTCTGAACGCTGATAAAGTTGCTGTAACCGGCAACAAGCGTACTGACAAAGTGTACTATCACCACACTGGCCACATCGGTGGTATCAAAGAAGCGACCTTTGAAGAGATGATTGCCCGCCGTCCTGAGCGTGTGATTGAAATCGCGGTTAAAGGCATGCTGCCAAAAGGCCCGCTGGGTCGTGCTATGTTCCGTAAACTGAAAGTTTACGCAGGCAACGAGCACAACCACGCGGCACAGCAACCGCAAGTTCTTGACATCTAA
- the degQ gene encoding serine endoprotease DegQ — MKKKNQLLSAIALSVGLSLSASVPVFAAIPSQVPGQAAIPSLAPMLEKVLPAVVSVQVEGTAVQSQRVPEELKKYFGDESPDQQAQPFEGLGSGVIIDAAKGYILTNNHVISQADKISVQLNDGREFDAKLIGGDDQSDIALLQVQNPSNLTQIAIADSDKLRVGDFAVAVGNPFGLGQTATSGIVSALGRSGLNLEGLENFIQTDASINRGNSGGALLNLNGELIGINTAILAPGGGSIGIGFAIPSNMAKTLAQQLIQFGEIKRGLLGIKGMEMSADIAKAFNINVQRGAFVSEVLPNSGSAKAGVKSGDVIVSLNDKPLNSFAELRSRIATTEPGAKVKLGLIRDGKPLDVEVTLDKSTSSSASAELIAPALQGATLSDGQLKDGTKGISIDTVEKSSPAAQAGLHQDDVIIGVNRNRVQSIAELRKVLESKPAVIALQVMRGNESIYILLR; from the coding sequence ATGAAGAAAAAAAACCAGCTGTTGAGCGCTATCGCGTTAAGTGTCGGGTTATCTCTCTCGGCGTCCGTCCCTGTATTTGCCGCCATTCCTTCCCAGGTGCCTGGCCAGGCGGCCATTCCAAGCCTCGCGCCCATGCTGGAAAAAGTGTTGCCTGCGGTCGTTAGCGTTCAGGTTGAGGGCACCGCGGTACAAAGCCAACGCGTCCCTGAAGAACTGAAAAAATATTTCGGCGATGAGTCTCCCGACCAGCAGGCGCAGCCTTTTGAAGGCCTGGGCTCTGGCGTCATTATTGATGCGGCAAAAGGCTATATCCTGACCAACAATCACGTCATCAGCCAGGCCGATAAGATCAGCGTCCAGCTGAACGATGGCCGCGAATTTGATGCCAAACTGATCGGCGGCGATGACCAGAGCGACATCGCGCTGCTGCAGGTACAAAACCCGAGCAACCTGACCCAGATTGCCATCGCGGATTCCGACAAACTGCGCGTCGGCGATTTTGCCGTCGCCGTAGGCAACCCCTTTGGCTTAGGGCAGACCGCTACTTCCGGGATCGTCTCGGCGCTGGGACGCAGCGGCCTCAACCTGGAAGGGCTGGAAAACTTTATCCAGACCGATGCATCAATCAACCGTGGTAACTCCGGCGGAGCATTGCTTAACCTTAACGGCGAGCTGATTGGGATTAACACGGCGATTCTGGCCCCGGGCGGCGGCAGCATCGGGATCGGTTTTGCTATCCCCAGCAATATGGCCAAAACCCTGGCGCAGCAGCTGATCCAGTTCGGTGAAATCAAACGCGGGCTGCTGGGTATTAAAGGTATGGAGATGAGCGCGGATATCGCAAAAGCGTTCAATATCAACGTACAGCGCGGGGCGTTTGTCAGTGAAGTGCTGCCAAACTCCGGCTCGGCAAAAGCGGGCGTGAAATCAGGGGATGTGATCGTCAGCCTGAACGACAAACCGTTGAACAGCTTTGCAGAACTGCGTTCACGGATTGCCACGACGGAACCTGGCGCCAAAGTGAAGCTGGGCCTGATACGTGACGGCAAGCCGCTTGACGTTGAAGTGACGCTGGATAAGAGCACCTCGTCCTCGGCCAGTGCGGAGCTTATTGCCCCGGCGCTACAGGGGGCTACGTTGAGCGACGGGCAGCTGAAGGACGGCACGAAAGGCATTAGCATCGATACCGTCGAGAAGAGCAGCCCTGCCGCACAGGCCGGATTGCATCAGGATGACGTGATTATCGGTGTCAACCGCAACCGAGTGCAGTCTATTGCCGAACTGCGCAAGGTGCTGGAAAGCAAACCGGCGGTTATTGCCCTGCAGGTCATGCGTGGCAATGAGTCCATCTATATTCTGTTGCGCTAA
- the yhcN gene encoding peroxide/acid stress response protein YhcN: protein MKTKLIIATLGMASVLSFGASAAVQQVNADQAQNLQRMGSVSVTSVTGSPMDIRHELAAKAEKAGASSYRVTELNQGDHWHATAELYK, encoded by the coding sequence ATGAAAACCAAATTGATCATCGCAACCCTCGGTATGGCATCCGTTCTCTCTTTCGGCGCAAGCGCAGCCGTACAGCAGGTAAATGCCGACCAGGCACAAAATCTACAGCGTATGGGCAGCGTCTCCGTAACGTCTGTCACCGGTTCACCGATGGATATTCGTCACGAACTTGCCGCCAAAGCTGAAAAAGCAGGCGCCAGCAGCTATCGCGTCACCGAACTGAATCAGGGTGACCACTGGCATGCAACGGCAGAGCTGTATAAATAA
- the mdh gene encoding malate dehydrogenase has translation MKVAVLGAAGGIGQALALLLKTQLPSGSELSLYDIAPVTPGVAVDLSHIPTAVKIKGFSGEDARPALQGADVVLISAGVARKPGMDRSDLFNVNAGIVKNLVQQIAEICPKACIGIITNPVNTTVAIAAEVLKKAGVYDKNKLFGVTTLDIIRSNTFVAELKGKQPTEVEVPVIGGHSGVTILPLLSQIPGVSFTEQEVADLTKRIQNAGTEVVEAKAGGGSATLSMGQAAARFGLSLVRALQGEKGVVECAYVEGDGEHARFFSQPLLLGKNGIEERKSIGTLSAFEQHAMEGMLDTLKKDITLGEEFVNK, from the coding sequence ATGAAAGTCGCAGTCCTCGGCGCTGCTGGTGGTATCGGCCAGGCGCTTGCCCTACTACTGAAAACCCAACTGCCTTCAGGCTCAGAACTCTCCCTGTACGATATTGCTCCGGTAACCCCAGGTGTGGCGGTTGACCTGAGCCACATCCCGACTGCTGTAAAAATCAAAGGCTTCTCCGGTGAAGATGCACGTCCTGCGCTGCAGGGTGCCGACGTGGTGCTGATTTCTGCAGGCGTGGCGCGTAAGCCAGGCATGGATCGTTCAGACCTGTTCAACGTCAACGCGGGCATCGTGAAAAACCTGGTGCAACAGATTGCAGAAATCTGCCCGAAAGCATGCATCGGCATCATCACTAACCCGGTGAACACCACCGTGGCTATCGCGGCAGAAGTGCTGAAGAAAGCGGGTGTTTACGACAAAAACAAACTGTTCGGCGTAACCACGCTGGATATCATCCGTTCCAACACCTTTGTTGCTGAGCTGAAAGGCAAGCAGCCAACAGAAGTGGAAGTACCGGTAATTGGCGGTCACTCTGGCGTCACCATCTTGCCTCTGCTGTCGCAGATCCCAGGCGTGAGCTTCACCGAGCAGGAAGTGGCTGACCTGACTAAACGTATCCAGAACGCGGGCACCGAAGTGGTGGAAGCGAAGGCGGGTGGCGGTTCTGCAACCCTGTCTATGGGCCAGGCGGCTGCGCGTTTTGGTCTGTCACTGGTTCGCGCTCTGCAGGGCGAGAAAGGCGTTGTTGAATGCGCTTACGTTGAAGGCGATGGCGAACACGCTCGCTTCTTCTCCCAACCGCTGCTGCTGGGTAAAAACGGTATCGAAGAGCGTAAATCTATTGGTACGCTGAGCGCGTTTGAACAACACGCGATGGAAGGCATGCTGGATACGCTGAAGAAAGATATTACCCTGGGCGAAGAGTTCGTTAACAAGTAA
- the yhcN gene encoding peroxide/acid stress response protein YhcN — protein MKIKSTVAALSVLSVLSFGAFAADSINADQAQSRQAIGTVSVGAVGTSPMDMHEMLNKKAEEQGASSYRIIEARSGEHWHATAELYK, from the coding sequence ATGAAAATCAAATCAACTGTAGCGGCGCTCAGCGTCCTGTCCGTCTTGTCATTCGGTGCTTTCGCAGCAGACTCTATCAATGCTGACCAGGCGCAATCCCGCCAGGCCATCGGTACGGTTTCTGTCGGCGCGGTCGGCACATCGCCAATGGACATGCATGAGATGCTGAACAAAAAAGCGGAAGAACAGGGTGCGTCATCCTATCGCATCATCGAAGCGCGTTCTGGTGAACACTGGCACGCCACCGCTGAGCTGTACAAATAA
- the zapG gene encoding Z-ring associated protein ZapG, which translates to MTWEYALIGLVVGIVIGAVAMRFGNRKLRQQQSLQYELEKNKAELEEYREELVSHFARSAELLDNMATDYRQLYQHMAKSSSSLLPEMTAETNPFRNRLADSEAGNDQAPVQMPRDYSDGASGLLRGGVKRD; encoded by the coding sequence ATGACCTGGGAATATGCGCTAATCGGTTTAGTCGTCGGCATCGTCATCGGTGCTGTGGCCATGCGTTTCGGTAATCGCAAATTGCGTCAGCAGCAGTCACTGCAGTACGAACTGGAAAAGAACAAAGCCGAGCTGGAAGAGTATCGTGAAGAGCTGGTCAGCCATTTTGCCCGCAGCGCCGAGCTGCTGGACAACATGGCAACCGACTATCGTCAGCTGTATCAACATATGGCAAAAAGCTCCAGCAGCCTGCTGCCGGAAATGACCGCGGAAACCAACCCGTTCCGCAACCGTCTGGCTGACTCTGAAGCCGGTAACGATCAGGCGCCCGTTCAGATGCCTCGCGACTATTCCGATGGCGCGTCCGGCCTGCTGCGCGGCGGTGTAAAACGCGATTAA
- the rpsI gene encoding 30S ribosomal protein S9, with translation MAENQYYGTGRRKSSAARVFIKPGSGKIVINQRSLEQYFGRETARMVVRQPLELVDMVEKLDLYITVKGGGISGQAGAIRHGITRALMEYDESLRSELRKAGFVTRDARQVERKKVGLRKARRRPQFSKR, from the coding sequence ATGGCTGAAAATCAATACTACGGCACTGGTCGCCGCAAAAGTTCCGCAGCTCGCGTTTTCATCAAACCGGGCAGTGGTAAAATCGTAATCAACCAGCGTTCTCTGGAACAATACTTCGGTCGCGAAACTGCCCGCATGGTAGTTCGCCAGCCGCTGGAACTGGTTGACATGGTAGAAAAACTGGATCTGTACATCACCGTTAAAGGTGGTGGTATCTCCGGTCAGGCAGGTGCGATCCGTCACGGTATCACCCGCGCTCTGATGGAGTACGACGAATCCCTGCGTTCTGAACTGCGTAAAGCTGGCTTCGTTACTCGTGACGCGCGTCAGGTTGAACGTAAGAAAGTGGGTCTGCGTAAAGCACGTCGTCGTCCACAGTTCTCCAAACGTTAA
- the zapE gene encoding cell division protein ZapE, whose protein sequence is MQNLSPASRYQLALNEGTHQPDDVQREAVNRLEMVYQELTAKPAEVEQNGGLKAAFGRLLGKKAPQAHAPVRGLYMWGGVGRGKTWLMDLFYMSLPGARKQRLHFHRFMLRVHEELTALQGKSDPLEIVADRFKAETDVLCFDEFFVSDITDAMLLGGLMKALFARGITLVATSNIPPDELYRNGLQRARFLPAIDAIKQHCDIMNVDAGVDYRLRTLTQAHLWLSPLNAETTREMDTLWLALAGAKREHAPELEINHRPLPTLGVENQTLAVSFTTLCVDARSQHDYIALSRLFHTVMVLDVPVMTRLMESEARRFIALVDEFYERHVKLVVSAEVPLYEIYQGERLKFEFQRCLSRLQEMQSEEYLKLEHMP, encoded by the coding sequence ATGCAAAACCTGTCCCCTGCATCGCGTTATCAACTGGCCCTTAACGAGGGCACTCATCAGCCTGATGACGTTCAACGTGAGGCGGTAAACCGTCTGGAGATGGTTTATCAGGAGCTCACGGCAAAACCCGCTGAAGTCGAACAGAACGGTGGGCTAAAGGCGGCATTTGGGCGGTTGCTCGGTAAAAAAGCGCCACAGGCTCACGCGCCGGTACGCGGTTTATATATGTGGGGCGGGGTCGGTCGCGGAAAAACCTGGCTGATGGACCTGTTTTACATGAGTCTGCCTGGCGCACGTAAGCAGCGTCTGCACTTCCATCGTTTTATGCTGCGGGTGCATGAAGAGCTGACCGCACTGCAGGGCAAAAGCGATCCGCTGGAGATTGTGGCCGACAGGTTCAAAGCTGAAACCGACGTGCTCTGCTTCGACGAGTTTTTTGTGTCTGACATCACCGATGCCATGCTGCTAGGCGGCCTGATGAAAGCGCTATTTGCCCGCGGGATCACGCTGGTGGCCACGTCGAATATCCCGCCGGATGAGCTCTATCGTAACGGCCTGCAGCGGGCACGCTTCCTGCCCGCCATTGATGCCATCAAGCAGCACTGCGACATCATGAACGTCGATGCCGGTGTCGATTATCGTCTGCGCACGCTGACTCAGGCGCATCTGTGGCTTTCGCCGTTAAATGCAGAGACCACCCGCGAGATGGATACACTCTGGCTGGCGCTGGCGGGGGCAAAACGCGAGCACGCCCCGGAACTCGAGATTAACCATCGACCGCTGCCCACGCTTGGCGTCGAAAACCAAACGCTGGCGGTCTCCTTTACGACGCTCTGCGTGGATGCCCGCAGCCAGCACGACTACATTGCGCTTTCGCGTCTGTTCCACACCGTGATGGTGCTGGACGTGCCGGTGATGACGCGGCTGATGGAGAGCGAAGCACGGCGCTTCATTGCGCTGGTGGATGAGTTTTATGAGCGCCACGTCAAGCTGGTGGTCAGCGCCGAGGTACCTTTATATGAGATTTACCAGGGAGAGCGGCTGAAATTTGAGTTCCAGCGCTGCCTGTCGCGCCTGCAGGAGATGCAGAGTGAGGAATACCTGAAGCTGGAGCATATGCCATAA
- a CDS encoding barstar family protein — protein sequence MKTYTFDFDEIDSQEDFYREFIRAFDLERESVTNLDTLWDVVTGSQLPLPLEIEFIHLPDKLRRRFGALILLFDEAEEELEGQLRFNARH from the coding sequence ATGAAAACCTATACGTTTGATTTTGACGAGATCGACAGTCAGGAAGACTTCTACCGTGAATTTATCCGGGCGTTTGATCTTGAACGAGAAAGCGTGACGAATCTGGATACGCTGTGGGACGTGGTCACCGGCAGTCAGTTGCCGCTACCGCTGGAAATTGAGTTCATCCATTTGCCTGATAAGCTGCGAAGACGTTTTGGCGCGCTGATATTGCTGTTCGATGAAGCGGAAGAAGAGCTTGAAGGGCAGCTGCGCTTTAACGCGCGGCATTGA
- the argR gene encoding transcriptional regulator ArgR gives MRSSSKQEELVKAFKALLKEEKFSSQGEIVQALQEQGFDNINQSKVSRMLTKFGAVRTRNAKMEMVYCLPAELGVPTTSSPLKNLVLDIDHNDAVVVIHTSPGAAQLIARMLDSLGKTEGILGTIAGDDTIFTTPASGFSVKDLHEAILVLFEQEL, from the coding sequence ATGCGAAGCTCGTCTAAGCAAGAAGAATTAGTAAAGGCCTTTAAGGCGCTACTCAAAGAAGAGAAATTCAGTTCTCAGGGAGAAATTGTTCAGGCGCTGCAGGAACAAGGCTTCGATAACATCAACCAGTCGAAAGTCTCCCGCATGTTAACGAAATTTGGCGCGGTGCGTACGCGTAACGCCAAGATGGAGATGGTCTATTGCCTGCCGGCAGAACTTGGCGTGCCGACCACCTCCAGCCCGCTCAAAAATCTGGTTCTGGATATCGATCATAACGACGCCGTCGTGGTGATCCACACAAGCCCGGGTGCCGCGCAGCTGATTGCCCGCATGCTGGACTCGCTGGGTAAAACGGAAGGTATCCTCGGGACTATCGCCGGTGATGACACCATCTTTACCACTCCGGCTAGCGGTTTCTCCGTGAAAGATCTCCACGAAGCCATTCTGGTACTGTTCGAACAGGAACTCTAA